Proteins found in one Salmo salar chromosome ssa26, Ssal_v3.1, whole genome shotgun sequence genomic segment:
- the LOC106587346 gene encoding transcription factor 12 isoform X3, with the protein MYCAYPVPGMGSNSLMYYYNGKSVYAPSPNTEDFNRDSPSYSSPKPPSSMFASTFFDGTHNSSDPWNSSNGINQPSYGGMLGGSSSHMPQSGNYVNMHSHDRLNYPPHSVSPTDIHASLPPMSSFHRSNASTSPFVNPTHTPPVNTTDGVMVAANRGNATGSQQTGDALGKALASIYSPDHTSSSFPSNPSTPVGSPSPLTGTAGAAASAGTVVTTGAPSGRAGTNQWSRGAAGQSPSSPNYENSLHSLSRMEDRLDRLDDAILVLRNHAVGSTTSLPSDIHSLLGQNGPIATLGANFPAAGLVASRTAAMGGSHRDEAGSLINSHGGPPSVGSMSNMSSMSTAELNHQVETFRGLAAGLAGQVAAALELKVENQDRDDMHDGHSSDDLGSGDESDKRDIKTPRGGTRTSSINEDDDNLNPEQKAERERERRMANNARERLRVRDINEAFKELGRMVQLHLKSEKPQTKLLILHQAVAVILSLEQQVRERNLNPKAACLKRREEEKVSGHGISGDQQAHHGVHPGLTDTSNSMGRL; encoded by the exons ATGTATTGCGCCTACCCTGTCCCTGGAATGGGCAGCAACTCCTTAATGTATTACTACAACGGGAAATCG GTGTATGCCCCGTCTCCCAACACAGAAGACTTCAACAGAGATTCTCCCTCCTACTCATCTCCCAAACCCCCCAGCAGTATGTTTGCAAGCACTTTCTTTG ATGGGACCCACAACTCTTCTGATCCGTGGAATTCCTCCAATGGGATCAACCAGCCTAGTTATGGAGGAATGCTGGGAGGATCTTCATCTCACATGCCGCAGTCAGGAAATTACGTCAACATGCACTCACATGACCGCCTG AATTACCCTCCACACTCTGTGTCGCCAACAGACATCCATGCCAGTCTTCCTCCAATGTCCAGCTTCCACCGCAGCAACGCCAGCACTTCACCATTCGTTAACCCAACACACACGCCGCCTGTCAACACCACCGACGGGGTCATGG TTGCTGCAAATCGGGGGAACGCCACTGGAAGCCAGCAGACTGGAGATGCACTGGGCAAAGCATTGGCTTCG aTTTACTCACCTGACCACACCAGCAGTAGTTTTCCATCCAACCCCTCCACCCCTGTAGGATCTCCATCGCCCCTGACTGGCACAGCAGGTGCTGCCGCCTCAGCAGGTACAGTGGTGACCACCGGCGCCCCCTCTGGAAGGGCAG gtacCAACCAATGGTCGCGTGGTGCAGCCGGACAGAGCCCCTCCTCCCCCAACTATGAGAACTCCCTGCACTCACTG TCTCGGATGGAGGATCGACTGGATAGACTGGATGATGCCATCCTCGTCCTGCGGAACCATGCCGTGGGCTCCACCACCAGTCTGCCCAGCGACATACACAGCCTGCTGGGACAGAACGGGCCAATTGCAACCCTCGGAGCAAACTTCCCTGCCGCCGGATTGGTTGCTAGTCGGACAGCAGCTATG GGTGGTTCTCACCGGGATGAGGCTGGCAGTTTGATCAACAGTCACGGAGGGCCGCCCAGCGTGGGCTCCATGTCCAACATGTCCAGCATGTCCACCGCTGAACTCAACCACCAAGTGGAAACATTCAGAG GTCTGGCTGCAGGTCTGGCTGGTCAGGTGGCTGCAGCCCTGGAGCTGAAGGTAGAGAACCAGGACAGAGACGACATGCATGATGGCCACTCCTCCGACGACCTTGGCTCCGGAGACGAAAGCGACAAGAGAGACATCAAGACTCCCAGAGGAGGCACACGGACAAG caGCATCAATGAGGATGATGACAACCTGAACCCAGAGCAGAAGGCTGAGCGGGAGCGCGAGAGGAGGATGGCCAACAACGCCCGCGAACGCCTGAGAGTGCGAGACATCAATGAGGCTTTCAAGGAGCTGGGCCGCATGGTTCAGCTGCACCTGAAGAGCGAGAAGCCCCAGACCAAGCTGCTCATCCTGCACCAGGCCGTGGCAGTCATACTGAGCCTGGAGCAACAAGTCAGAG AGCGGAATCTGAACCCCAAAGCAGCCTGCcttaagaggagggaggaggagaaggtgtcTGGCCATGGGATCTCTGGGGACCAGCAGGCCCACCATGGGGTCCACCCCGGCCTCACCGATACATCCAACTCCATGGGCCGACTCTGA